In the genome of Danio rerio strain Tuebingen ecotype United States chromosome 23, GRCz12tu, whole genome shotgun sequence, one region contains:
- the ptpdc1b gene encoding protein tyrosine phosphatase domain-containing protein 1-like isoform X1 — translation MDFVRGSSVPRAHYTMVGEALRYVIPCHMQCSMGCGGQACKYEDPSHWSEEQQAIRGIYSSWITDDMLAMARPSTETIEKFNIIDQFLRCGLKTIINLQCPGEHASCGNPLDPDSGFTYRPETFMEAGIYFYNFRWIDYGVASLTSILDMVKVMSFAIQEGKMAVHCHAGLGRTGVLLACYLLFTTQMTADQAILLIRNKRPNSIQTRGQLQCVRQFAQFLVPLRNLFANAEPRAPAVTLSQFLIRQKHILHGLEARQLRYMPKLVPLISRLLLDIAENRQVIEEDIVEVPDITPVVEKTFNENSIHSFNREMLANGMAMIKPRLPGLPKTNRDNSQPLYYVRKSLSYSDSDLRRLAESLNLPDNPLCVLASMQLSSMSNQLGAFSCVSQNSPAPPLGACKGNPIYSSSSNLWELKTLMDQTEGSPLLKNRRQSFLQRSRSLGVSDEQNTNSIARILSFWKKDRKKSTDQEETVITEKEHSEVPFITVQSELSLESRRLLVAQSLAVDLEKDGEKQQTQKVAAWQADLNRQGAWERLCLEKDPFILTGILWSWLEQLREPIISADDVHTLTESHQDPQTILSSLDRASRETVICILDCFAHLFTVPEEIESAFLERATKAFTKVKNADDGKSVHEVMKKVLKLVLDHLRLIAMNEVEV, via the exons ATGGATTTTG TGAGGGGTTCCAGTGTTCCCAGAGCGCACTACACAATGGTTGGAGAGGCGCTGCGTTATGTGATCCCCTGTCATATGCAGTGCTCGATGGGATGTGGAGGACAAGCCTGCAAATACGAGGACCCTTCGCACTGGAGTGAGGAGCAGCAGGCCATCAGAGGAATCTACTCTTCATG GATTACTGATGACATGCTTGCAATGGCCCGTCCTTCCACTGAAACGATTGAAAAATTCAACATTATAGACCAGTTTCTGAG ATGTGGTTTGAAGACAATTATTAACCTCCAGTGCCCTGGTGAACATGCTAGCTGTGGAAACCCGCTGGATCCCGACAGTGGCTTTACTTACCGACCAGAGACCTTCATGGAGGCTGGCA TATATTTCTACAACTTTAGATGGATTGACTACGGCGTGGCGTCTCTCACATCTATCCTGGATATGGTGAAAGTCATGTCTTTTGCCATCCAAGAAGGCAAAATGGCTGTTCACTGTCATGCAGGGCTGGGCAGAACAG GTGTGCTTCTGGCCTGTTACTTGCTCTTCACCACACAGATGACAGCAGATCAAGCCATTCTGTTAATTCGAAACAAGCGACCAAACTCCATCCAGACTCGAGGACAGCTCCAGTGCGTCAGACAGTTTGCTCAGTTCCTAGTCCCGCTAAGAAACCTGTTTGCCAACGCTGAGCCCAGAGCTCCAGCTGTTACTCTTTCCCAGTTCCTGATCCGTCAGAAACACATCCTGCACGGCCTGGAGGCTCGACAGTTGAGATACATGCCAAAGCTGGTCCCGCTTATCTCCAGGCTCCTCCTGGACATCGCGGAGAACCGTCAGGTTATTGAGGAGGACATCGTCGAGGTTCCTGACATCACGCCGGTGGTGGAGAAAACATTTAATGAAAATTCAATACATAGCTTTAACAGAGAGATGCTGGCAAACGGGATGGCTATGATCAAGCCACGTCTTCCAGGTCTACCCAAAACCAACAGAGACAACTCGCAGCCGCTTTACTACGTCCGTAAGAGCCTTAGCTACAGCGATTCCGACCTGCGGAGGTTAGCAGAATCTCTGAACCTCCCAGATAACCCTCTGTGTGTGTTGGCCAGCATGCAGTTGTCCTCTATGAGCAATCAGCTGGGGGCCTTTAGCTGTGTGTCCCAGAACAGTCCGGCTCCTCCGCTAGGAGCCTGTAAAGGCAATCCCATCTACAGCTCCAGCAGCAATTTATGGGAGCTGAAGACTCTGATGGACCAGACAGAGGGATCTCCGCTGCTCAAAAACAGGAGGCAGTCTTTCCTGCAGCGGAGCAGGTCTTTGGGCGTTTCAGATGAGCAGAACACCAACAGCATTGCCAGAATATTGTCCTTCTGGAAGAAGGACAGGAAAAAGAGTACCGACCAAGAAGAGACTGTAATTACTGAGAAAGAGCATTCAGAGGTGCCCTTCATCACTGTCCAGTCAGAGCTGTCTCTGGAGTCCCGCCGCCTGCTTGTGGCTCAGTCTCTTGCAGTGGACCTAGAGAAGGATGGAGAGAAGCAACAAACTCAAAAAGTGGCTGCTTGGCAG GCGGATCTTAATCGGCAGGGTGCGTGGGAGCGACTGTGTTTGGAAAAAGACCCCTTTATTCTGACTGGAATCCTGTGGTCGTGGCTGGAGCAGCTCAGAGAACCAATCATCTCAGCTGATGATGTCCACACGCTTACAGAGTCCCATCAGGACCCCCAAACCATCCTCAGCAGCCTGGACAGG GCTTCGAGGGAAACGGTGATATGCATTCTGGACTGTTTCGCTCATTTGTTCACAGTTCCTGAGGAGATTGAGAGCGCATTTCTGGAGCGAGCTACAAAGGCTTTCACAAAG GTGAAAAACGCAGATGATGGGAAGAGCGTTCATGAAGTCATGAAGAAGGTCTTGAAGCTGGTTCTGGATCATCTGAGGTTGATCGCTATGAATGAGGTTGAGGTGTAG
- the ptpdc1b gene encoding protein tyrosine phosphatase domain-containing protein 1-like isoform X3 — MITDDMLAMARPSTETIEKFNIIDQFLRCGLKTIINLQCPGEHASCGNPLDPDSGFTYRPETFMEAGIYFYNFRWIDYGVASLTSILDMVKVMSFAIQEGKMAVHCHAGLGRTGVLLACYLLFTTQMTADQAILLIRNKRPNSIQTRGQLQCVRQFAQFLVPLRNLFANAEPRAPAVTLSQFLIRQKHILHGLEARQLRYMPKLVPLISRLLLDIAENRQVIEEDIVEVPDITPVVEKTFNENSIHSFNREMLANGMAMIKPRLPGLPKTNRDNSQPLYYVRKSLSYSDSDLRRLAESLNLPDNPLCVLASMQLSSMSNQLGAFSCVSQNSPAPPLGACKGNPIYSSSSNLWELKTLMDQTEGSPLLKNRRQSFLQRSRSLGVSDEQNTNSIARILSFWKKDRKKSTDQEETVITEKEHSEVPFITVQSELSLESRRLLVAQSLAVDLEKDGEKQQTQKVAAWQADLNRQGAWERLCLEKDPFILTGILWSWLEQLREPIISADDVHTLTESHQDPQTILSSLDRASRETVICILDCFAHLFTVPEEIESAFLERATKAFTKVKNADDGKSVHEVMKKVLKLVLDHLRLIAMNEVEV; from the exons at GATTACTGATGACATGCTTGCAATGGCCCGTCCTTCCACTGAAACGATTGAAAAATTCAACATTATAGACCAGTTTCTGAG ATGTGGTTTGAAGACAATTATTAACCTCCAGTGCCCTGGTGAACATGCTAGCTGTGGAAACCCGCTGGATCCCGACAGTGGCTTTACTTACCGACCAGAGACCTTCATGGAGGCTGGCA TATATTTCTACAACTTTAGATGGATTGACTACGGCGTGGCGTCTCTCACATCTATCCTGGATATGGTGAAAGTCATGTCTTTTGCCATCCAAGAAGGCAAAATGGCTGTTCACTGTCATGCAGGGCTGGGCAGAACAG GTGTGCTTCTGGCCTGTTACTTGCTCTTCACCACACAGATGACAGCAGATCAAGCCATTCTGTTAATTCGAAACAAGCGACCAAACTCCATCCAGACTCGAGGACAGCTCCAGTGCGTCAGACAGTTTGCTCAGTTCCTAGTCCCGCTAAGAAACCTGTTTGCCAACGCTGAGCCCAGAGCTCCAGCTGTTACTCTTTCCCAGTTCCTGATCCGTCAGAAACACATCCTGCACGGCCTGGAGGCTCGACAGTTGAGATACATGCCAAAGCTGGTCCCGCTTATCTCCAGGCTCCTCCTGGACATCGCGGAGAACCGTCAGGTTATTGAGGAGGACATCGTCGAGGTTCCTGACATCACGCCGGTGGTGGAGAAAACATTTAATGAAAATTCAATACATAGCTTTAACAGAGAGATGCTGGCAAACGGGATGGCTATGATCAAGCCACGTCTTCCAGGTCTACCCAAAACCAACAGAGACAACTCGCAGCCGCTTTACTACGTCCGTAAGAGCCTTAGCTACAGCGATTCCGACCTGCGGAGGTTAGCAGAATCTCTGAACCTCCCAGATAACCCTCTGTGTGTGTTGGCCAGCATGCAGTTGTCCTCTATGAGCAATCAGCTGGGGGCCTTTAGCTGTGTGTCCCAGAACAGTCCGGCTCCTCCGCTAGGAGCCTGTAAAGGCAATCCCATCTACAGCTCCAGCAGCAATTTATGGGAGCTGAAGACTCTGATGGACCAGACAGAGGGATCTCCGCTGCTCAAAAACAGGAGGCAGTCTTTCCTGCAGCGGAGCAGGTCTTTGGGCGTTTCAGATGAGCAGAACACCAACAGCATTGCCAGAATATTGTCCTTCTGGAAGAAGGACAGGAAAAAGAGTACCGACCAAGAAGAGACTGTAATTACTGAGAAAGAGCATTCAGAGGTGCCCTTCATCACTGTCCAGTCAGAGCTGTCTCTGGAGTCCCGCCGCCTGCTTGTGGCTCAGTCTCTTGCAGTGGACCTAGAGAAGGATGGAGAGAAGCAACAAACTCAAAAAGTGGCTGCTTGGCAG GCGGATCTTAATCGGCAGGGTGCGTGGGAGCGACTGTGTTTGGAAAAAGACCCCTTTATTCTGACTGGAATCCTGTGGTCGTGGCTGGAGCAGCTCAGAGAACCAATCATCTCAGCTGATGATGTCCACACGCTTACAGAGTCCCATCAGGACCCCCAAACCATCCTCAGCAGCCTGGACAGG GCTTCGAGGGAAACGGTGATATGCATTCTGGACTGTTTCGCTCATTTGTTCACAGTTCCTGAGGAGATTGAGAGCGCATTTCTGGAGCGAGCTACAAAGGCTTTCACAAAG GTGAAAAACGCAGATGATGGGAAGAGCGTTCATGAAGTCATGAAGAAGGTCTTGAAGCTGGTTCTGGATCATCTGAGGTTGATCGCTATGAATGAGGTTGAGGTGTAG
- the ptpdc1b gene encoding protein tyrosine phosphatase domain-containing protein 1-like isoform X2 — MAKVRGSSVPRAHYTMVGEALRYVIPCHMQCSMGCGGQACKYEDPSHWSEEQQAIRGIYSSWITDDMLAMARPSTETIEKFNIIDQFLRCGLKTIINLQCPGEHASCGNPLDPDSGFTYRPETFMEAGIYFYNFRWIDYGVASLTSILDMVKVMSFAIQEGKMAVHCHAGLGRTGVLLACYLLFTTQMTADQAILLIRNKRPNSIQTRGQLQCVRQFAQFLVPLRNLFANAEPRAPAVTLSQFLIRQKHILHGLEARQLRYMPKLVPLISRLLLDIAENRQVIEEDIVEVPDITPVVEKTFNENSIHSFNREMLANGMAMIKPRLPGLPKTNRDNSQPLYYVRKSLSYSDSDLRRLAESLNLPDNPLCVLASMQLSSMSNQLGAFSCVSQNSPAPPLGACKGNPIYSSSSNLWELKTLMDQTEGSPLLKNRRQSFLQRSRSLGVSDEQNTNSIARILSFWKKDRKKSTDQEETVITEKEHSEVPFITVQSELSLESRRLLVAQSLAVDLEKDGEKQQTQKVAAWQADLNRQGAWERLCLEKDPFILTGILWSWLEQLREPIISADDVHTLTESHQDPQTILSSLDRASRETVICILDCFAHLFTVPEEIESAFLERATKAFTKVKNADDGKSVHEVMKKVLKLVLDHLRLIAMNEVEV; from the exons ATGGCAAAAg TGAGGGGTTCCAGTGTTCCCAGAGCGCACTACACAATGGTTGGAGAGGCGCTGCGTTATGTGATCCCCTGTCATATGCAGTGCTCGATGGGATGTGGAGGACAAGCCTGCAAATACGAGGACCCTTCGCACTGGAGTGAGGAGCAGCAGGCCATCAGAGGAATCTACTCTTCATG GATTACTGATGACATGCTTGCAATGGCCCGTCCTTCCACTGAAACGATTGAAAAATTCAACATTATAGACCAGTTTCTGAG ATGTGGTTTGAAGACAATTATTAACCTCCAGTGCCCTGGTGAACATGCTAGCTGTGGAAACCCGCTGGATCCCGACAGTGGCTTTACTTACCGACCAGAGACCTTCATGGAGGCTGGCA TATATTTCTACAACTTTAGATGGATTGACTACGGCGTGGCGTCTCTCACATCTATCCTGGATATGGTGAAAGTCATGTCTTTTGCCATCCAAGAAGGCAAAATGGCTGTTCACTGTCATGCAGGGCTGGGCAGAACAG GTGTGCTTCTGGCCTGTTACTTGCTCTTCACCACACAGATGACAGCAGATCAAGCCATTCTGTTAATTCGAAACAAGCGACCAAACTCCATCCAGACTCGAGGACAGCTCCAGTGCGTCAGACAGTTTGCTCAGTTCCTAGTCCCGCTAAGAAACCTGTTTGCCAACGCTGAGCCCAGAGCTCCAGCTGTTACTCTTTCCCAGTTCCTGATCCGTCAGAAACACATCCTGCACGGCCTGGAGGCTCGACAGTTGAGATACATGCCAAAGCTGGTCCCGCTTATCTCCAGGCTCCTCCTGGACATCGCGGAGAACCGTCAGGTTATTGAGGAGGACATCGTCGAGGTTCCTGACATCACGCCGGTGGTGGAGAAAACATTTAATGAAAATTCAATACATAGCTTTAACAGAGAGATGCTGGCAAACGGGATGGCTATGATCAAGCCACGTCTTCCAGGTCTACCCAAAACCAACAGAGACAACTCGCAGCCGCTTTACTACGTCCGTAAGAGCCTTAGCTACAGCGATTCCGACCTGCGGAGGTTAGCAGAATCTCTGAACCTCCCAGATAACCCTCTGTGTGTGTTGGCCAGCATGCAGTTGTCCTCTATGAGCAATCAGCTGGGGGCCTTTAGCTGTGTGTCCCAGAACAGTCCGGCTCCTCCGCTAGGAGCCTGTAAAGGCAATCCCATCTACAGCTCCAGCAGCAATTTATGGGAGCTGAAGACTCTGATGGACCAGACAGAGGGATCTCCGCTGCTCAAAAACAGGAGGCAGTCTTTCCTGCAGCGGAGCAGGTCTTTGGGCGTTTCAGATGAGCAGAACACCAACAGCATTGCCAGAATATTGTCCTTCTGGAAGAAGGACAGGAAAAAGAGTACCGACCAAGAAGAGACTGTAATTACTGAGAAAGAGCATTCAGAGGTGCCCTTCATCACTGTCCAGTCAGAGCTGTCTCTGGAGTCCCGCCGCCTGCTTGTGGCTCAGTCTCTTGCAGTGGACCTAGAGAAGGATGGAGAGAAGCAACAAACTCAAAAAGTGGCTGCTTGGCAG GCGGATCTTAATCGGCAGGGTGCGTGGGAGCGACTGTGTTTGGAAAAAGACCCCTTTATTCTGACTGGAATCCTGTGGTCGTGGCTGGAGCAGCTCAGAGAACCAATCATCTCAGCTGATGATGTCCACACGCTTACAGAGTCCCATCAGGACCCCCAAACCATCCTCAGCAGCCTGGACAGG GCTTCGAGGGAAACGGTGATATGCATTCTGGACTGTTTCGCTCATTTGTTCACAGTTCCTGAGGAGATTGAGAGCGCATTTCTGGAGCGAGCTACAAAGGCTTTCACAAAG GTGAAAAACGCAGATGATGGGAAGAGCGTTCATGAAGTCATGAAGAAGGTCTTGAAGCTGGTTCTGGATCATCTGAGGTTGATCGCTATGAATGAGGTTGAGGTGTAG
- the ptpdc1b gene encoding protein tyrosine phosphatase domain-containing protein 1-like isoform X4: MDFVRGSSVPRAHYTMVGEALRYVIPCHMQCSMGCGGQACKYEDPSHWSEEQQAIRGIYSSWITDDMLAMARPSTETIEKFNIIDQFLRCGLKTIINLQCPGEHASCGNPLDPDSGFTYRPETFMEAGIYFYNFRWIDYGVASLTSILDMVKVMSFAIQEGKMAVHCHAGLGRTGVLLACYLLFTTQMTADQAILLIRNKRPNSIQTRGQLQCVRQFAQFLVPLRNLFANAEPRAPAVTLSQFLIRQKHILHGLEARQLRYMPKLVPLISRLLLDIAENRQVIEEDIVEVPDITPVVEKTFNENSIHSFNREMLANGMAMIKPRLPGLPKTNRDNSQPLYYVRKSLSYSDSDLRRLAESLNLPDNPLCVLASMQLSSMSNQLGAFSCVSQNSPAPPLGACKGNPIYSSSSNLWELKTLMDQTEGSPLLKNRRQSFLQRSRSLGVSDEQNTNSIARILSFWKKDRKKSTDQEETVITEKEHSEVPFITVQSELSLESRRLLVAQSLAVDLEKDGEKQQTQKVAAWQASRETVICILDCFAHLFTVPEEIESAFLERATKAFTKVKNADDGKSVHEVMKKVLKLVLDHLRLIAMNEVEV; this comes from the exons ATGGATTTTG TGAGGGGTTCCAGTGTTCCCAGAGCGCACTACACAATGGTTGGAGAGGCGCTGCGTTATGTGATCCCCTGTCATATGCAGTGCTCGATGGGATGTGGAGGACAAGCCTGCAAATACGAGGACCCTTCGCACTGGAGTGAGGAGCAGCAGGCCATCAGAGGAATCTACTCTTCATG GATTACTGATGACATGCTTGCAATGGCCCGTCCTTCCACTGAAACGATTGAAAAATTCAACATTATAGACCAGTTTCTGAG ATGTGGTTTGAAGACAATTATTAACCTCCAGTGCCCTGGTGAACATGCTAGCTGTGGAAACCCGCTGGATCCCGACAGTGGCTTTACTTACCGACCAGAGACCTTCATGGAGGCTGGCA TATATTTCTACAACTTTAGATGGATTGACTACGGCGTGGCGTCTCTCACATCTATCCTGGATATGGTGAAAGTCATGTCTTTTGCCATCCAAGAAGGCAAAATGGCTGTTCACTGTCATGCAGGGCTGGGCAGAACAG GTGTGCTTCTGGCCTGTTACTTGCTCTTCACCACACAGATGACAGCAGATCAAGCCATTCTGTTAATTCGAAACAAGCGACCAAACTCCATCCAGACTCGAGGACAGCTCCAGTGCGTCAGACAGTTTGCTCAGTTCCTAGTCCCGCTAAGAAACCTGTTTGCCAACGCTGAGCCCAGAGCTCCAGCTGTTACTCTTTCCCAGTTCCTGATCCGTCAGAAACACATCCTGCACGGCCTGGAGGCTCGACAGTTGAGATACATGCCAAAGCTGGTCCCGCTTATCTCCAGGCTCCTCCTGGACATCGCGGAGAACCGTCAGGTTATTGAGGAGGACATCGTCGAGGTTCCTGACATCACGCCGGTGGTGGAGAAAACATTTAATGAAAATTCAATACATAGCTTTAACAGAGAGATGCTGGCAAACGGGATGGCTATGATCAAGCCACGTCTTCCAGGTCTACCCAAAACCAACAGAGACAACTCGCAGCCGCTTTACTACGTCCGTAAGAGCCTTAGCTACAGCGATTCCGACCTGCGGAGGTTAGCAGAATCTCTGAACCTCCCAGATAACCCTCTGTGTGTGTTGGCCAGCATGCAGTTGTCCTCTATGAGCAATCAGCTGGGGGCCTTTAGCTGTGTGTCCCAGAACAGTCCGGCTCCTCCGCTAGGAGCCTGTAAAGGCAATCCCATCTACAGCTCCAGCAGCAATTTATGGGAGCTGAAGACTCTGATGGACCAGACAGAGGGATCTCCGCTGCTCAAAAACAGGAGGCAGTCTTTCCTGCAGCGGAGCAGGTCTTTGGGCGTTTCAGATGAGCAGAACACCAACAGCATTGCCAGAATATTGTCCTTCTGGAAGAAGGACAGGAAAAAGAGTACCGACCAAGAAGAGACTGTAATTACTGAGAAAGAGCATTCAGAGGTGCCCTTCATCACTGTCCAGTCAGAGCTGTCTCTGGAGTCCCGCCGCCTGCTTGTGGCTCAGTCTCTTGCAGTGGACCTAGAGAAGGATGGAGAGAAGCAACAAACTCAAAAAGTGGCTGCTTGGCAG GCTTCGAGGGAAACGGTGATATGCATTCTGGACTGTTTCGCTCATTTGTTCACAGTTCCTGAGGAGATTGAGAGCGCATTTCTGGAGCGAGCTACAAAGGCTTTCACAAAG GTGAAAAACGCAGATGATGGGAAGAGCGTTCATGAAGTCATGAAGAAGGTCTTGAAGCTGGTTCTGGATCATCTGAGGTTGATCGCTATGAATGAGGTTGAGGTGTAG
- the ptpdc1b gene encoding protein tyrosine phosphatase domain-containing protein 1-like isoform X5 has product MAKVRGSSVPRAHYTMVGEALRYVIPCHMQCSMGCGGQACKYEDPSHWSEEQQAIRGIYSSWITDDMLAMARPSTETIEKFNIIDQFLRCGLKTIINLQCPGEHASCGNPLDPDSGFTYRPETFMEAGIYFYNFRWIDYGVASLTSILDMVKVMSFAIQEGKMAVHCHAGLGRTGVLLACYLLFTTQMTADQAILLIRNKRPNSIQTRGQLQCVRQFAQFLVPLRNLFANAEPRAPAVTLSQFLIRQKHILHGLEARQLRYMPKLVPLISRLLLDIAENRQVIEEDIVEVPDITPVVEKTFNENSIHSFNREMLANGMAMIKPRLPGLPKTNRDNSQPLYYVRKSLSYSDSDLRRLAESLNLPDNPLCVLASMQLSSMSNQLGAFSCVSQNSPAPPLGACKGNPIYSSSSNLWELKTLMDQTEGSPLLKNRRQSFLQRSRSLGVSDEQNTNSIARILSFWKKDRKKSTDQEETVITEKEHSEVPFITVQSELSLESRRLLVAQSLAVDLEKDGEKQQTQKVAAWQASRETVICILDCFAHLFTVPEEIESAFLERATKAFTKVKNADDGKSVHEVMKKVLKLVLDHLRLIAMNEVEV; this is encoded by the exons ATGGCAAAAg TGAGGGGTTCCAGTGTTCCCAGAGCGCACTACACAATGGTTGGAGAGGCGCTGCGTTATGTGATCCCCTGTCATATGCAGTGCTCGATGGGATGTGGAGGACAAGCCTGCAAATACGAGGACCCTTCGCACTGGAGTGAGGAGCAGCAGGCCATCAGAGGAATCTACTCTTCATG GATTACTGATGACATGCTTGCAATGGCCCGTCCTTCCACTGAAACGATTGAAAAATTCAACATTATAGACCAGTTTCTGAG ATGTGGTTTGAAGACAATTATTAACCTCCAGTGCCCTGGTGAACATGCTAGCTGTGGAAACCCGCTGGATCCCGACAGTGGCTTTACTTACCGACCAGAGACCTTCATGGAGGCTGGCA TATATTTCTACAACTTTAGATGGATTGACTACGGCGTGGCGTCTCTCACATCTATCCTGGATATGGTGAAAGTCATGTCTTTTGCCATCCAAGAAGGCAAAATGGCTGTTCACTGTCATGCAGGGCTGGGCAGAACAG GTGTGCTTCTGGCCTGTTACTTGCTCTTCACCACACAGATGACAGCAGATCAAGCCATTCTGTTAATTCGAAACAAGCGACCAAACTCCATCCAGACTCGAGGACAGCTCCAGTGCGTCAGACAGTTTGCTCAGTTCCTAGTCCCGCTAAGAAACCTGTTTGCCAACGCTGAGCCCAGAGCTCCAGCTGTTACTCTTTCCCAGTTCCTGATCCGTCAGAAACACATCCTGCACGGCCTGGAGGCTCGACAGTTGAGATACATGCCAAAGCTGGTCCCGCTTATCTCCAGGCTCCTCCTGGACATCGCGGAGAACCGTCAGGTTATTGAGGAGGACATCGTCGAGGTTCCTGACATCACGCCGGTGGTGGAGAAAACATTTAATGAAAATTCAATACATAGCTTTAACAGAGAGATGCTGGCAAACGGGATGGCTATGATCAAGCCACGTCTTCCAGGTCTACCCAAAACCAACAGAGACAACTCGCAGCCGCTTTACTACGTCCGTAAGAGCCTTAGCTACAGCGATTCCGACCTGCGGAGGTTAGCAGAATCTCTGAACCTCCCAGATAACCCTCTGTGTGTGTTGGCCAGCATGCAGTTGTCCTCTATGAGCAATCAGCTGGGGGCCTTTAGCTGTGTGTCCCAGAACAGTCCGGCTCCTCCGCTAGGAGCCTGTAAAGGCAATCCCATCTACAGCTCCAGCAGCAATTTATGGGAGCTGAAGACTCTGATGGACCAGACAGAGGGATCTCCGCTGCTCAAAAACAGGAGGCAGTCTTTCCTGCAGCGGAGCAGGTCTTTGGGCGTTTCAGATGAGCAGAACACCAACAGCATTGCCAGAATATTGTCCTTCTGGAAGAAGGACAGGAAAAAGAGTACCGACCAAGAAGAGACTGTAATTACTGAGAAAGAGCATTCAGAGGTGCCCTTCATCACTGTCCAGTCAGAGCTGTCTCTGGAGTCCCGCCGCCTGCTTGTGGCTCAGTCTCTTGCAGTGGACCTAGAGAAGGATGGAGAGAAGCAACAAACTCAAAAAGTGGCTGCTTGGCAG GCTTCGAGGGAAACGGTGATATGCATTCTGGACTGTTTCGCTCATTTGTTCACAGTTCCTGAGGAGATTGAGAGCGCATTTCTGGAGCGAGCTACAAAGGCTTTCACAAAG GTGAAAAACGCAGATGATGGGAAGAGCGTTCATGAAGTCATGAAGAAGGTCTTGAAGCTGGTTCTGGATCATCTGAGGTTGATCGCTATGAATGAGGTTGAGGTGTAG